Proteins found in one Acidobacteriota bacterium genomic segment:
- a CDS encoding cation:proton antiporter subunit C: MTGLEFFVGHYAYWFVVILLVLGLYGMIVKRNLVKKLIGMTIFQAAVIIFFISSAVKKEATIPIVDKVVGTAESGFYVNPLQHTLMLTAIVVGVATAGVGYALLVTIYRRYRTLNEPELMERMRREDEASEWEEEDA, encoded by the coding sequence ATGACGGGCTTGGAATTCTTTGTCGGCCACTATGCCTACTGGTTTGTGGTCATCCTGCTCGTTCTCGGCCTCTACGGCATGATCGTCAAGCGCAATCTGGTCAAGAAGCTCATCGGCATGACCATCTTCCAGGCGGCCGTCATCATCTTTTTCATATCGAGCGCGGTCAAGAAGGAGGCCACGATCCCGATCGTCGACAAGGTCGTTGGAACGGCCGAATCGGGGTTTTACGTCAATCCACTCCAGCACACGCTCATGCTGACGGCCATCGTGGTTGGCGTGGCCACGGCCGGTGTCGGCTATGCCCTGCTGGTCACCATTTACCGGCGCTATCGAACGCTCAATGAGCCCGAGCTCATGGAACGCATGAGACGGGAGGACGAGGCTTCGGAATGGGAGGAGGAGGATGCCTGA
- a CDS encoding lysophospholipid acyltransferase family protein, with the protein MRTVALVFIYTVIIILVTPVVLICMALGWRGPLVAIGRWAMALSRAVLGIRIEVEGREHIPRGQPAVYMANHLSFLDGPLLFLILPPPVRVILKKSIFRIPVVGFGMRFVGFIPVDRKGKEGGKKSILRAARMMKQRGYSFFMFPEGTRSRDGRLQAFRRGGFFLALEAQAPIAPVVIRGTFEIMPKGAFFVRRGTVRVTFLEPVPTAGLDLKDLDALRDAVRAALAAVKD; encoded by the coding sequence ATGAGAACGGTCGCGCTGGTTTTTATTTATACGGTGATCATCATTCTGGTCACGCCCGTTGTCCTGATCTGCATGGCGCTGGGATGGAGAGGCCCGTTGGTCGCGATCGGCCGGTGGGCCATGGCTCTCAGCCGGGCGGTGCTGGGCATCCGGATCGAGGTCGAAGGGCGGGAACATATCCCGCGCGGGCAGCCCGCCGTTTATATGGCCAATCACTTGAGTTTTCTCGACGGCCCGCTGCTTTTCTTGATTCTGCCGCCGCCGGTCCGGGTCATTCTGAAAAAGAGCATTTTCCGCATTCCGGTTGTCGGGTTCGGCATGCGGTTTGTCGGATTTATTCCGGTCGACCGCAAGGGAAAGGAAGGCGGGAAGAAAAGCATTCTCCGGGCGGCCCGTATGATGAAGCAGCGGGGATATTCCTTCTTCATGTTTCCCGAAGGGACGAGGAGCCGCGACGGGAGGCTTCAGGCCTTCCGGCGGGGCGGGTTCTTCCTGGCCCTCGAGGCCCAGGCGCCGATTGCTCCCGTCGTGATCCGCGGCACGTTCGAGATCATGCCGAAGGGCGCGTTTTTTGTCCGCCGGGGAACGGTCCGGGTGACATTCCTCGAGCCCGTACCGACGGCCGGACTCGACCTGAAAGACCTGGATGCTCTCCGGGATGCGGTGCGCGCCGCTCTGGCTGCTGTAAAAGATTGA
- a CDS encoding monovalent cation/H+ antiporter subunit D family protein encodes MPDAPVMPVLILLAGAVILPLVTLVAKRAAAGIALFAAASATAFSVLNMVRVLDEGRIRYLMAGWPPPIGIEYVLDPLSAFVILVINAVALTVLVHARLSVRAEIRGENRDVPYYALVLLMLCGFNGIVATGDFFNLYVWLEISSLALYGLIAAGDRGSPVAAFRYLIMGAIGASFYLLGVGFVFVMTGSLNMADLAAILPHVRTEPPVIVGLVLMVTGMSVKMALFPLHGWLPEAYTRAPSSASALIAPTGTKVGAYVLIRVLFFVFGAEFAARTLPVTSAIGWLAAMAVIYGSVMAIAQKELKRMLAFSSVAQVGYIGIGIGLASPLGIVGAVLHVLNHAVMKALLFLVAGSFRLRLGHSRIDRLDVSVRRKMPWTTAALTVGALSMVGVPPLAGFFSKWYLALGSVQAGNWIFLAVILVSSLLNAVYFFRVIERLYMEKAEKGEAAGGAVSADKAGAAPGTNGVEAAAGDMPPSMLGPVLVLAAALLALGLFNAFLVKGVIMKILPPGLM; translated from the coding sequence ATGCCTGACGCTCCTGTGATGCCCGTCCTCATTCTGCTTGCGGGCGCCGTCATTCTCCCGCTTGTCACGCTCGTTGCGAAGCGGGCGGCCGCCGGGATCGCTCTTTTTGCGGCCGCTTCGGCGACGGCCTTCTCCGTTCTCAACATGGTCCGGGTGCTGGATGAAGGGCGGATCCGCTATCTTATGGCCGGATGGCCGCCGCCCATCGGCATCGAATATGTCCTCGACCCGCTCTCAGCTTTCGTGATCCTGGTCATCAACGCCGTCGCCCTGACCGTGCTCGTGCATGCGCGCCTGTCCGTCCGGGCCGAAATCCGCGGCGAGAATCGCGATGTTCCTTACTACGCCCTGGTTCTTCTCATGCTCTGCGGATTCAACGGCATCGTCGCGACGGGCGATTTTTTCAACCTCTATGTCTGGCTCGAAATCAGCTCGTTGGCGCTCTACGGGCTCATCGCCGCCGGCGACCGCGGCTCGCCCGTGGCCGCCTTCCGTTATCTCATCATGGGGGCGATCGGCGCCTCGTTCTATCTTCTGGGTGTGGGCTTCGTCTTTGTCATGACGGGATCTCTCAACATGGCCGACCTGGCCGCGATCCTGCCTCACGTGCGGACCGAACCGCCCGTCATTGTGGGGCTGGTTCTGATGGTCACGGGAATGTCCGTCAAGATGGCCCTCTTTCCGCTCCACGGATGGCTGCCCGAGGCCTACACCCGGGCTCCGTCGTCGGCTTCGGCCCTGATCGCGCCGACCGGGACAAAGGTCGGAGCCTACGTCCTCATCCGCGTGCTGTTTTTTGTCTTCGGCGCGGAGTTTGCGGCCCGGACACTTCCCGTGACCTCGGCGATCGGCTGGCTGGCCGCCATGGCCGTCATTTACGGTTCGGTGATGGCCATCGCCCAGAAGGAGTTGAAGAGGATGCTGGCCTTCAGCTCGGTCGCTCAGGTCGGTTACATCGGGATCGGCATCGGGCTGGCCTCGCCGCTGGGGATCGTCGGCGCCGTGCTCCACGTGCTGAACCACGCCGTCATGAAGGCTCTGCTCTTCCTCGTGGCCGGATCGTTCCGGCTGAGGCTCGGGCATTCGCGGATCGACCGCCTCGACGTTTCGGTGCGGCGGAAGATGCCCTGGACGACGGCCGCCTTAACCGTGGGCGCCCTGTCCATGGTCGGCGTGCCGCCTCTGGCCGGCTTCTTCAGCAAGTGGTACCTGGCCCTGGGCTCCGTCCAGGCGGGGAACTGGATCTTTCTGGCCGTGATCCTGGTGAGCAGTTTGCTGAACGCCGTCTATTTCTTCCGCGTCATCGAACGCCTCTACATGGAGAAGGCGGAGAAGGGAGAGGCGGCGGGCGGAGCCGTGAGTGCTGATAAGGCGGGTGCTGCGCCGGGAACGAACGGCGTCGAGGCGGCGGCCGGCGACATGCCGCCTTCCATGCTTGGGCCGGTTCTCGTTCTGGCTGCGGCGCTTCTTGCGCTCGGGCTGTTCAACGCCTTCCTCGTCAAGGGCGTCATCATGAAAATCCTTCCGCCGGGGTTGATGTGA
- a CDS encoding Na(+)/H(+) antiporter subunit D produces MTGIEGLHPALPFLAGGLLLPFLPRRLRPWLFMAAAGLALYAAWTMPEGARGLLRIAGLELVLVKADALSRGFAVAFAFIALAGGLYAFHVKTALQPAAALFYAGGSLGVVYAGDFYTLIFFWEIMAVASTVLIWAARTRESRKAGWRYVLVHLFGGGLLFAGILMHAAGGGGTAVAAFAPAGATAAAWLILAGVAVNAAVPPLHAWVADAYPRATPTGSVFLSAFTTKVAVYVLLRVFPGWEILIGLGVMMAVYGVVYAMLADDMRGILSYHIISQVGYMVAGAGIGTALAVNGAAAHAINNILYKTLLFMGAGALIQATGKRKLSELGGLARAMPWTVGLYMIGGLSISGMPLFNGFVSKTMVVAAAGKAHVDWAVLLLLLASVGTFLSVGLKLPYFAWFGGKGAEEREGVSHAAPVPRNMTAAMAVAAALCVAFGVVPSLLQGFLPAADVFNAYVPIHIIEVLEILAFSFAVFWLMRKILKPKAAVLLDVDWLYRRPGVAAGRWIVGLVGRFFDATDRMAEGVVARAVRFSRNPATLFMGLTARIERGEAARIGRHAYGPLAHGPESPSSTRVLVILVLGVFAVLAILALLKV; encoded by the coding sequence ATGACCGGGATTGAAGGCCTGCATCCTGCGCTGCCTTTTCTTGCCGGGGGACTTCTTCTGCCGTTTCTGCCGCGGCGCCTCCGGCCGTGGCTGTTTATGGCGGCGGCGGGCCTTGCGCTCTATGCCGCCTGGACGATGCCCGAGGGGGCACGCGGCCTGCTGCGGATCGCGGGGCTCGAGCTTGTCCTGGTGAAGGCCGATGCGCTGAGCCGCGGGTTTGCCGTCGCTTTCGCCTTCATCGCGCTTGCGGGGGGACTTTATGCGTTTCATGTCAAGACGGCGTTGCAACCGGCTGCGGCGCTTTTTTATGCCGGGGGCTCGCTCGGCGTCGTCTATGCGGGCGATTTTTATACGCTGATCTTTTTCTGGGAAATCATGGCCGTCGCCTCGACCGTTCTGATCTGGGCGGCCCGGACGCGGGAGTCGAGAAAGGCGGGCTGGCGCTATGTCCTGGTCCATCTTTTCGGCGGCGGTCTTCTTTTCGCCGGGATCCTCATGCACGCGGCGGGCGGCGGGGGGACGGCCGTCGCGGCTTTTGCTCCGGCGGGGGCGACGGCTGCAGCCTGGTTGATTCTGGCGGGCGTTGCCGTCAACGCCGCCGTGCCGCCGCTTCACGCCTGGGTGGCCGACGCCTATCCTCGGGCGACGCCGACGGGATCGGTCTTCCTGAGCGCGTTTACGACCAAGGTCGCCGTTTATGTTCTGCTGCGGGTCTTTCCGGGCTGGGAGATCCTGATCGGGCTCGGGGTCATGATGGCCGTCTACGGCGTCGTCTACGCGATGCTGGCCGATGACATGCGGGGCATTCTGTCCTACCACATCATCAGTCAGGTCGGCTACATGGTGGCCGGGGCCGGGATCGGGACGGCGCTGGCCGTCAACGGGGCGGCCGCCCACGCGATCAACAATATTCTCTATAAGACGCTTCTGTTCATGGGCGCCGGCGCCCTGATTCAGGCCACGGGAAAGAGGAAACTCTCGGAACTCGGCGGCCTGGCCCGGGCCATGCCCTGGACGGTGGGGCTTTACATGATCGGCGGGCTGTCGATTTCCGGGATGCCGCTCTTCAACGGCTTTGTCTCCAAGACCATGGTTGTGGCCGCGGCCGGCAAGGCGCATGTTGATTGGGCGGTTTTGCTGCTGCTTCTGGCGTCGGTGGGGACGTTTCTGAGCGTCGGGTTGAAGCTGCCGTATTTCGCCTGGTTCGGTGGGAAAGGAGCGGAGGAGAGGGAGGGGGTGTCGCATGCCGCGCCCGTGCCGCGGAACATGACGGCGGCCATGGCCGTTGCGGCGGCGCTTTGTGTCGCCTTCGGCGTCGTGCCGTCTCTTCTCCAGGGCTTTCTTCCGGCGGCGGATGTCTTCAACGCCTATGTTCCGATTCATATCATCGAAGTTCTTGAAATTCTCGCCTTTTCCTTCGCCGTGTTCTGGCTGATGCGGAAGATTCTCAAGCCCAAGGCGGCCGTGCTGCTGGATGTGGACTGGCTTTACAGGCGGCCGGGCGTGGCGGCGGGCCGGTGGATCGTCGGGCTGGTCGGGCGGTTCTTTGATGCGACCGACCGGATGGCCGAGGGCGTCGTCGCGCGTGCCGTCCGATTCAGCCGAAACCCCGCGACTCTCTTCATGGGGCTGACGGCCCGGATCGAGCGGGGCGAGGCCGCGCGGATCGGACGGCATGCTTACGGACCTCTCGCTCACGGTCCGGAAAGCCCGTCCTCCACGCGGGTGCTGGTGATCCTTGTGCTCGGCGTCTTCGCCGTTTTGGCGATTCTGGCGCTTCTCAAGGTATAA
- a CDS encoding monovalent cation/H+ antiporter subunit D family protein: MFTSNVPLLAVLVSLAAVPFILIFSRRPNLREFWTILAAVVKFGLVLSLLPHALAGREAVLSLFEIAPGIRLALRADAFGVFFAVVASGLWILTSFYSIGYVRGLSEKKQARYFASFAVCLSATIGVAFAANLLTFIVFYEILTVATYPLVIHKETPVAVRAGRKYLAYTLSAGLCLIAAAVIVYGATGSLDFQAGGLAGLAGVPEATLRALFVLFMAGVGVKASVMPLHGWLPTAMAAPTPVSALLHAVAVVKSGVFGVIRVVGFVFGPVLMREMGFDTILAVFAGATILLASILAFRQDNLKRRLAYSTVGHLSYIVLGAALLSSGALTGSVLHLAFHATMKITLFFCAGAIYVNLHRENISELDGVGRVMPWTMGAFAAGAIGLAGVPPLNGFVSKWWLGWGSIEAGLVLPLVVLAVSGLLNAAYLLPIVRKAFFKPGKGLEGKGEASAFMVVPLVATAILSLVFGLFPDLFFRFFDLARRVAAGILGGGG; the protein is encoded by the coding sequence ATGTTTACCTCGAACGTGCCGCTCCTGGCCGTTCTGGTCTCGCTGGCCGCCGTTCCGTTCATCCTGATTTTCTCGCGCCGGCCGAACCTCCGGGAGTTCTGGACGATTCTTGCGGCGGTCGTCAAGTTCGGACTCGTGCTGTCGCTTCTGCCGCACGCTCTGGCCGGGCGCGAGGCGGTCCTGTCGCTTTTCGAGATTGCGCCGGGAATCCGGCTGGCTCTCCGGGCCGACGCCTTCGGGGTTTTCTTCGCCGTCGTCGCTTCGGGGCTCTGGATCCTGACGTCTTTCTACTCGATCGGCTATGTCCGCGGATTGAGCGAGAAAAAACAGGCCCGCTACTTCGCCTCCTTCGCCGTCTGTCTTTCGGCGACGATCGGGGTGGCTTTTGCGGCGAACCTCCTGACCTTCATCGTGTTTTACGAAATTTTAACGGTGGCGACTTATCCTCTGGTCATCCATAAAGAGACTCCGGTCGCCGTCCGGGCCGGCCGGAAGTACCTGGCCTATACTCTTTCGGCCGGGTTGTGCCTTATCGCCGCCGCCGTCATTGTTTACGGGGCGACGGGATCGCTCGATTTTCAGGCCGGCGGTCTGGCCGGTTTGGCCGGTGTTCCGGAAGCGACGCTGCGGGCGCTCTTCGTTCTCTTCATGGCGGGAGTGGGCGTCAAGGCATCGGTCATGCCGCTTCACGGCTGGCTGCCGACGGCCATGGCCGCGCCGACACCGGTGAGCGCGCTTCTTCACGCCGTGGCCGTGGTCAAGTCGGGCGTCTTCGGCGTCATTCGCGTCGTCGGCTTCGTCTTCGGTCCGGTCCTGATGCGCGAGATGGGCTTTGACACGATTCTGGCCGTCTTCGCCGGGGCGACCATTCTGCTGGCCTCCATCCTGGCTTTTCGGCAGGACAACCTCAAGCGGCGGCTGGCCTACAGCACGGTCGGCCACTTGTCCTACATTGTGCTGGGGGCGGCGCTTCTTTCGTCGGGGGCTTTGACGGGAAGTGTCCTTCATCTGGCTTTTCATGCGACGATGAAGATCACGCTGTTTTTCTGCGCCGGGGCGATTTATGTCAACCTGCATCGGGAAAACATCAGCGAGCTCGACGGCGTCGGCCGGGTCATGCCCTGGACGATGGGCGCTTTTGCGGCCGGGGCGATCGGGCTGGCCGGTGTGCCGCCCTTGAACGGATTCGTCAGCAAGTGGTGGCTGGGCTGGGGGTCGATCGAGGCCGGGCTCGTCCTGCCGCTTGTCGTTCTGGCGGTGAGCGGGTTGCTGAACGCCGCCTACCTGCTGCCCATCGTCCGTAAGGCGTTTTTCAAGCCGGGGAAAGGGCTTGAAGGGAAGGGCGAGGCCTCTGCCTTTATGGTGGTGCCGCTTGTGGCGACCGCGATTCTGTCGCTTGTCTTCGGGCTGTTCCCGGATCTCTTCTTCCGCTTTTTCGATCTGGCCCGGAGGGTTGCGGCCGGGATTCTGGGAGGCGGGGGATGA
- a CDS encoding SIS domain-containing protein encodes MDMKTALDDLIQSATGFAETRSGLLEEAVVACVASLVGGGKILVFGNGGSAAEAQHFAAEMVNRFMKDRPAIPAVALTADVSCLTSIGNDSDFAAVFSRQIEALGKPGDVALGLTTSGNSPNILAAFRSAKKAGLATIALTGEGGGRLVADPDTRPDILLDVPSRSTPRIQEVHLLILHLLAGAVESRLTS; translated from the coding sequence ATGGACATGAAGACGGCTCTCGATGACCTCATTCAGAGCGCAACCGGGTTCGCCGAAACGCGAAGCGGCCTCCTTGAAGAGGCTGTGGTGGCTTGCGTGGCCTCTCTCGTCGGCGGGGGCAAGATCCTTGTCTTCGGAAACGGCGGAAGCGCGGCCGAGGCCCAGCACTTTGCGGCCGAGATGGTCAACCGGTTCATGAAAGACCGGCCCGCAATCCCGGCCGTCGCCCTTACGGCGGACGTCTCCTGCCTGACCTCGATCGGCAACGACAGCGACTTCGCCGCCGTATTCAGCCGGCAGATCGAGGCCCTCGGCAAACCCGGTGACGTCGCTCTGGGCCTTACGACGAGCGGCAACTCGCCGAATATTCTGGCTGCGTTTCGATCGGCAAAAAAGGCAGGTCTGGCAACGATCGCTCTCACGGGCGAGGGCGGCGGCAGGCTGGTCGCGGATCCCGATACCCGCCCCGATATCCTTCTGGATGTCCCCTCGCGTTCGACACCCCGGATCCAGGAAGTCCATCTCTTGATTCTCCACCTCCTGGCCGGCGCCGTCGAATCCCGCCTCACATCTTAA